CTCGGCCTCCTCAGGATGGCCCTGCCCACCACCAGGGTCTCTCTGTTTTTCAGCCACAGGGGAGCCaaaggaggaggggctggagggccAGATAAGCCGGTTGGCAGAGCTGATTGGGAGACTGGAGAGCAAGGTAGGCCCACCCCAAGCCCCTTTCACCTTTCTCCTGTCCACTTTAGAACTTGTTTGCTGGGGAGGTTGAGGTcaccctggtgggtgggaggttGTACAGAGTTGGACTGAGGCCATGGTCCTGACTATGGGAGGGCAGGCAGCATTCCAGGTGCAGAGTAATCAGTAAGGTCCTATGCTGTTATCATTTCCAAGAAAGCTAGCTCCAAGACAGGAGGCAAAAAGCAGGTGTGAGTGGGACTCCGCAATGGTTGGAGGCAGGTTCCAGACAGGAGAGTGCTGACCACACAACACAGTCCAGAAGTGTGGAGCTAGGGACAGTGTGTAACTTGAAGGACTCCCACAGGGGCTTGCAGATGGGTGGGCTCAGGTGTTCCTCTGCTGGAGCTGGGTTTCTGCTCTTTGGCTCCATTTGAGTCAGTGGCTTGCTCTCTCTGAGCCTGACACGCCTGCTCTGATGACAGCGGAGACATCTAGGCGATCAGTGTTCCTCACCAAGGTGCAGGTGGCTCAGGTCAGAGTCTGATGTCCCTGTTAGCATCTAACCTTAGCCATGTTAGCACTGCTGTCATCCTTTACCAAATTACCTACACATGTGCCCAGGGCTCCCATGCACATGCTTACACCGAGTGAGTGACAGGTATCTCGGAGCCCTGGGATTGAGGtaacatttcttctgtttttctgtatttcttttgcaAGGAGCTCTGGTACTTAGCTGGTTTGGGGCTTTGTTCTGAGGGACTCATGGGCGTGAAGCAAGGGCCTCCTCACTGGAAAGCAGTCTGATGGGAGGAAAGGCTGTTGGTGGCTCAGCTGCAGGGCTGTGACTGAAGCGGGGGTCCCCCTCCCACACCCCTTTTAAGCCTGCTGCCCTGCCCAGGGTGAGAGCAGCATGGTGGGGACCTTGTGCCCGGTTGTCATAACAACTCAGTGGGTGCCCCAGGAGGGAGGCTCTTTGAAGCTTATTTTTAGTACCCCGGTCGCCCTAACAACCAGGCTGCTGGTAACCAGGAGCACCTAGGCATCCTGGAGATGGGGCGGGGTCCTCCAAGGTCTCTGATTGGCCTAAGCCATTAGTATGGGCAGATTCAAGCCAGCTCCAGGCTTGGCCCCCCAGatagccaggcaaggcttctaACTGTGCCTGGAGAGCAGGGAGGATGGAGGTCCTTGGTAGCAGGTCTGGGTACTGCTGGGCTGGCCATCTCATTGTAGAGAGACCAAAGGGCCCCGGCCTTCCTGGAGCTGCCCATGTGCCTGTTAAGTGACAGAAACAAGCTTGAATCTTCGAAGACATCTTATCTACTTGGCCCTTTCTTGAGATGTACAGACAAGAGGTCAGTGGAGACTAGAGGTGTGATTCAGAGGCAGGCCCTTGTTCAAACTTGAGAACCAACCACCCACCACTGTTTTCTTTAACAGTGGATGCACCTCTTGCTTGTTACATGTAGCTGTCTTCGGGCAGGGCAGACAGGCACAGAGGCTGTGATTGTGAGGTACCCACATTgtaggaagaatagaggagacatAGGTTTAAACTCAGGCCCTAATAATCCTTAACTCATCTGAGCCTGGGGTTCTGTGCTGTGACATAGCAATGACTGGACATCAGTGTGGCCCTGTCTTGGGTGCCAGGTACTGGTGGCCCACAGAGCAGGCATGGCTTCTGCATTCCTGAATCACACAGTGGGCAGCAGCTGGCTCAGGGAGGCTGGGAAATGAGACTTATACAGAAAGCTTTTGGTCATGGCTTTGGACGAGCATCGTACAGGCCATCCCACGCAGGCCAAGGGTTAATGGGAAACCCAGGGTCACTGCTATGGGTGAGGTCAGCAAGTTATGGGTCTTAGGGCTCTTATGAAATCTTGGTAAAAACAGTTTCTTGGGAGCCCACCTTGGTCTCTGAGTCTCCTAGTGCTTCAGAGGCCTGGACCACAAGGAGCTCTCTGCCATTTCCCTGACTTCGCTGGCCCTAGGACCCCCTGTTGCTGCTCTGTGTCTGGGAGCTAAGCAACCTTGTCCACTAGGCCTAGCACATAGGAACAGGGGCTGTAACTCTGGGGGGGGGTCCCAGGTACCCCATGTCCTGGGTGGGGCCTTGGGAGCCTCCCTGGAGGTGGCCTGCTACACAGGCACCACTGTGCTTTGTTCTAGACCCTCTGGTTTGACCTGCAGCAGCGCCTCTCAGACGAAGAAGGCACTGACATGGTGAGACGCTCTCTGCCCCTCCTCTGACCTGTTCTTCCAGCCCTCTGAGGAGTATTGTAGCTCCATGTCTCAGCCTTCCCTCCCCAAGGGGCATGGTGAGCCAAGGCTCCAGGACTCTGGTTAAAAAGCATCTGGCCTAGAGTAGAGCAATCATCTGGCCCTCTCTGTCACCAGACTGCATTTGGTCAGAAAGACAGCCTGCCAGTCACTAGCTATGCCTCTGGATAGGGGTCCCTGCAGCATTCCTACTGCCCTGTTTGTGGGGGCCCCTCAAGGACTTCACCCACTTGGCCCAGCCTTCCTTTAGCTGATTTGCACATCCAAGAATAAAAAGCATGGTGGTTTTATTTTGACCCTTTTGTCTCCACCTCTCAGGAACAAGGTATGGGTGGCAGGGGAAGGGCCTGACACACATGTTCACTCTCACTTCGGCCCACAGCACCTGCAGCTGGTCCGACAAGAAATGGCTGTGTGTCCTGAGCAGCTGAGCGAATTCTTGGACTCCTTGCGACAGTACCTCCGGGGCACTGCTGGAGAAAGGAACTGTTTCCAGTAAGTGGCAAAGATAAAGGGGATGTAATCAGGGCCTCTGGCTGGCagtaggggtggggagggatggaCCTGGCAGAGCCAGCCCTCTCCTAGGGGAGGCACATGACAAGGAAGCTAAGAAAGTGAGGCTCAATCTCATTCCAGCTGTAGGAGGTAGTGGGTGAGTTCACCCCCAGGCCTGGGCTCACTCATATGTCAAGCACAGTATATTGGGAGGGCAAATAGAATAATATGCTGGGCTGAGGCCATGCCTGTTCGTGCACCACTCACCCAGAGTCATCACTGTTACTCACACAATAGAGCCTAACTCGCTTGATTAAAGGGAGAAGCTGAGCTTCCAGAAGGTATGTTTTCCAGAATGCAGGTCACCGGCCCCCACCCACTCCTGTCCTGCCAACCCTGGGTTGGCAGCAAGGTGAAGCAGATAACTGTGGCCTCCAGTGAGGGGTCTGCACACATAGCTCCCAAGAGAGGGGAGATGTGGTTTGGCTGGACAGGTGATGGGGGAGTAAGGAGGGTGCCAGAGGCTCTGTGTTGGGATGGCATCATCAGGAGCTGGGTTGGCCCTGTCTTCTGTGTGAAGATAGGCTGACAGCTGCAGGGAGAAGCCACACATTCAGATGAGGAAGAGCCCTGCTTTGGCTGATGGAGGGGAAGATGGAAATGGGGTAGGCAGGGGATGGCTAGGCCTTTGGCCTCCAGAGAAACTTGATAAAGGATCATTTCACCAATTGCATGGGAGAGGCCAGAATACAGTCACGTTGACTGTGGAAGTCATGTCAGTTTCTTGGTGCCTGTGGGCATGCCATGATATCTGTCTGGAGGTCCCCGATGAGGACAGGCTCAGTGAGGTGGTGTACAGAtggtcatttttctttgctgtgcTGGGACCGAACCAAATCTCTTGTGGGTGCTGGCCACATGGCATCTCTCAGCAACATCGAAGCCCTTACCATAGttcttaaaggaagaaaggggaggagaactTCACCTTGTGGTTTGGACACCCCTTATCCTCACCTGGGCCTTCCTGGTTTTGTTGCCCCTCCCATCCCAGTGCTTCTTCAGGACAGGACCCTGGTATAGGTTCTATACACAGGGTGCAAAAGGTTTCCTCCTGTTGTCCTCCATACCCAAGCTTGCCTTGCTGTGCCTTCCTGCTGGAAGTCCCCACCTGAGAAGCCAGCAGTCAGACAAAGGTTACCTGACTGACTGTCATCATCCTGTGGTAGCCACACTCCTATGGTTCCAATTGTCCATGCTAACCTTTGCTGTGTCTACAGAGAGACCAGAGTGGGCACCTACCCTGGCTGGCACAGAACCTTGGCTGGCAGGCACAGCTAAGGCTGGCAGGCACCTCATCCACTCAAGAGCCTGAGGCTGGTGCACGAGTCACATTCCCTCACTTCTCATGAATAACCATTCATGACTTGGAATTTGCATAGCCTTCACCCTAATGAATGTCACCTCCTTGAGAGGCTCAGGTACACTTCTGCCACATGTGGCAAAGAAAGGCATCTAGGCTCCAGGAGGAGCTGGCGGGGACAGGAACAGCACTGAGTGCACCCTTGACTCCACCAGAGCCCACAAGTTCGTTCACATCACTGCCCCAGTCACCAAGATCTTCCGCATCTGAAATGGAGTGACAGCCCAGGTCATTCAAGGGACTTGCCTGGGCTGCGGGTCATTTAGTGTGGGTAGTCCACCCTGAGTTTCAGTGTCCTCTTAAGGACCAAAAGAGACAGAGTGAGCAGGGCACAGGCTGGGTGCTGTGGTTTGAAAAGCAGGTGCTTTGCATGTATGTGcgcgcgtgtatgtgtgtgtgtgtgtgtgtgtgtgtgtgtgtgtgtgtgtatgtatgtgtaggacAGAGGTTAGTCTTGGGTATTGTTCTTGAGTTGTGAGtactcagcttctctctctctctctttctctctctctctctctctctctctctctctctgtgtgtgtgtgtgtgtgtgtgtgtgtgtgtgtacactaggGGTTGTGGAAGGGGGtgcttgtcttagggtttctattgctgtgataaaacaccatgaccaaaagcaacttggggaggaaaagggtttgtttcgtttatcacagtccatcactgaaggaagtcaggacaggaacttaatcagggcaggaacctggaggcaggagctgatacagaggccatggagggtgctgcttattaGCTTGCCCTCTAGGGCTttcccagcctgctttctcatagcaCTTACTGACACTAAGTAAGAATAATAAGACCTTAatggaggcgttttctcagttgagtttcccTCCTTTATAGCTTGTGTTGActtaaaaactagccagcacaaagtCAGGACAGTATCCAGGAGATATTCCTCTCCTCCactatgtaggtcctgggaatcaaactcagggcatcaggctaTGTttcaaacacctttacctgctgagtcagcTTACTGGCCCTAacattgttttcttgagacacaTTCAGTTttttcacatggattctgggggttgaactcaggttttcagagtcatgtgccaactgagccatcttcccaactccCCAAACCAGATGTTTTAAATCCTGCTTTCATTGTGGGCCTTGGTGCTATGCCAGGTGCCCTTGTGGCTGCCCCTGGAGACTTGGGGTCATTGTGGTCAGTGAAATAGCACCTGCAAGTGGGCTAAGCTGCACTCTCGGCCAGGATAGCCCCGGTGTCTCCAGCTCCTATTGTCCGGTGGATGGCCAATGGGGAAGACAGAGGTTGAGACTGTGATGTCCATCTGTGGGCAGTGGGCAGCCATCGCCAGCCACAGATGTTCGTATCGCTTCCCTGCAGTGTCGCTGCAGTGAGGATGGCAGATGGCCTCACCTTCGTCATCTATGAgttctgggagacagaggaagagtggaagaGGTAGGTACAGCCTTGTCCCGACCCCATGCCAGGGAGTGGAGCTATGGTAAGATGGGGATGGCTGGCTCTAAGTCCCTGTCCCTTGACCCTGAGGACCTTCAGAGGAGAGGGTGGGGGGATGGTGAGTGTGGTTTCTGGTTGCAGAGGCCTCTACATCTGAGCAAGCTTCCTTTCCTGGCTAGCTGTGCCTCTCACCCAGAGGCAGCAGGCCGGGTCTTAGTGAGACCCCTGACCCAATCTCTCCATATGGCACCATGCATGTAAATCTCTGCTCCAAAGACGCAGTTTCCCACAGCCCCCCTGCCGCTCATCACCTGCCTGCATCGTCAGGTGCTGAGTCTGGAGCCTTGTGGTCAGTAGTGCTGCCGAGTGCCTTGGGACGACACTGTGCTGATTCAAAGCACAGCCCAGGCACTTCGTTGACCTCCCCAGAAGGAGACACAGTACTGCAGAGGTTTCTAGTTACCCATGTACAGCTCCAAcacaggaaggacagagagggtcACTTTTGTCCCTGTTCTTCCCCTCAGTGAATACTCGGGGCTGTGAGATTGAGGAGACCCAGGTGCTGCAGGGAGGAGTGATCACACAGGGCTGGCTCGCAGACACAGGGGCTCAAGCCTCCTAGGGCTACAGTGCTGTCATCTGCCCGGGATTCAGTCCTTCCCCTGTGGCTGCAGCTTTAATCCAGAGGGGAAAGGTCGGGGCTGGAGGTCTGATCCTGTTCCCATGGGCAGTCTAGAACAAAAGGCCTTCCAGGATGGATGTTCACAAGGTCACAGCCCCTCCCCCAGTCAGAGCAGGATTAGATCTGGGCCCACACCTAAcgttcccctcccccctcttctaaGACATACCCCTGGACTAATCCATGCTCCTGGCTTGCAGGCACCTGCAGAGTCCTGTGTGCAAGGCCTTCCGACATGTCAAGGTTGACACGCTGAGCCAGCCTGAGGCCCTCTCTCAGATCTCCGTGCCAGGTAGAGGGGCCAAAGATAAAACAGCCACTGGGGTGGGTGCCCCAGGTCTCTAAGCAGCACCGGCCACCGTGAAGGGGGCCCCAGCCCTACAGGGACTTGCTCACTCACCACCAGGAACCCTGGTCCAGCTTCATGCTCCTGAGCCAAGGCTTGGTGTATAGACAGAGACAGGGTGAGGCCAGGGCACCAGTGGTACATGTGGGGGCCCACGTGAGACACTTAGGAAGTATGTCTGCCCAGAGAGAACCTAAGACTCCCACCCCTCACCCAGGGCCTGAGTGAGCAGCACAGGGTCTCaaagcctggcctggaactctgctcAAGGCCTCCCCATACCCACTCTACCTACTCCTGCCTGCAGCCATCCCAGCCTCCATGGGAGGGGCCTGGATTCCCCACAAGCCCAGCCACTAATcaccacttctctctctcctgcttccagCTGCCTGGTGCACTTCAGGCCGAGACTGACTCCTCCTGGGGCCCTGTTAAGGAGCCTATtggtccccccacacacacacttcttgtaAAGGACAACACCCCTTTTCTAGAGAATTTGGTACGCAGCTGTCTTTTCAGTATACTAATAAAAGGATGTGTACTTCCCCCTGCTATGACACTGAGGAGGCCCCTCCCTGTGGCATCCCACACCTGACTTGACCTGGCAGAGTGTACTGCTGGGGTGCTGGTGAGGCCAAGGTTAGCAGGGAAGGCTTCCCAGGCCAGCCTTCAACCAACAGCTTCCCACCCCAgcctgcctctggcctccctgaCCCCTGACAGCTGAGGCCCTGCAGGATCCACCTCAGATGGATAggcctctttctctgcttccctcctcctTGAAGGCCCTTTACCTAGTAGGAGCTGTGACCCTGTAGTACCCAACATAGGCTTGGGTAGAGCCCAGGTCCCCAGCACCATGCTAGGCCCACAGCCACCAAATAAAGTCTGGTtagaaacagtgtgtgtgtgtcatttctgTCCCTTTCCCAGCTGACCAGCCGGAACTGGATGGGACCAGTTGGGACCACAGTCAGCTGAGCCCTCCTATGTCAGTTATTAATCAAgactcacagacatgcccatgggcAAGTCTTATCTAGGCAGTTCCTCAATTGACAgttcttcccaagtgactctagcttgcatcaagttgacaaaacttaCCAGCACACACTGTTCCCATCAGAGCTGTCTCTGGTCCCCTGTATCCACAGTTTTGCATCCAGGATTCAGCTAACCACAGGCCAAATAAAAATCCTCATCTCTGCTGACATGCTCTGTGTAGTCGGACAACAAAGCTTGCCACTGTGTAACCAACCATTCAGGTGGTTCTCTGCTGAGGATAATCTAAAGAGACAGGAAGTAACCGGTGGATGTGCGCAGGTTATTGTAGTGGTACAGTGCCTTTTTATGTGAGAGACTCCCTGTGTATGGACAGACCCATGAGGCCTGGAACCAGAGTCCCATGGTACAGAAGGACAGCTACATTCAGTCACAATGAAGGGTGTTGACACCTGCTACAACCCTGCAAAAGTGAAGAGCACCAGACACACGTGCCCACATATTGTGCAATCCATAGGCAGGCTGAAAGATTGTGGCTGATGAAGAAAGCGCTCACAGGGTAGGGGAACCCCAGGAAGAAATGATGTTTTAACACAGAACACATGCCAGATGCCCCAGAGCGGGGGGCCTTGGAATGACAGGCTCTGTCTGTCACATGGTTCTTCAGGACCCCTTCAGGTTCCCGAGCTTACTGCCTGCCTCATTTGCCAGCTGCCTTGATGCTAGACTGATGAACACCCAGGCCCTCATAGCATAGAGGGGGAAAGAGATCTGGAGCATctcttatttatatatattttaaatcattttcttaagtCTTTGGAATTTAAGCTTTCATATCTTCAGACCTTTGTatatcttaaaacattttctttccatctaaTCACTTATCAGAGACAAGAGAAGTTATTATTGAGAGAAGCCATTGCAAAGCATGTTTTAGTGGAAAGTTACACATGAAGTCTGTTTGTCCTTTAATTTGAAGCCTGTTGACTAGGCAAACCTGACTGCCTTTTCTTAACAAGAGACCTAGTGGCTCTAGATGAACTAATAAGGTGGCTGCTGCCTTGGGGGAAAGGAGCTGGTTGCCTGCTGCTGCTTAACTGACAAAGCTAGTTACTGTAATTAATTACATTAGCACTTAATAGGACTAAAGGTATAGTTCTGGACATATTAAAGTATAATCATCTTTAACagcttataataaaaataatttctgaattgAAGCTCTTTTTCATGAATACAGTCAGTCCATAGGGAGATTGGCAACTTTATTTTCCTGGTCTTTACATAGGATACCATTACAGAATAGAGACTATGCCAGACTGCTTAGGTCACTGTCTTGCTGCATCATAAGATGGAAATACCTTAGTCTCTGATGTTTAATGTTTGGCGCTCATAGCTATGACCCTAATTTTagtcttttatttatctatttataaaaatcatatattaaTAAAGACATAATAAAATATCTTATAAATAACCCATAGCCttataaacttaaatatttttaaaagctgtttcttaaaaatatccagttttatttaaattttctataaaaccccaaaatttccttttaaagaagtttaaaatCTCACAACTGTGTGCTCCTGTAATATCAGAATAAAGTAcctttttaatttcaaaagtgAAGACACAGGCCACAACCACAATCTGCACAAGGCAAAACCAAACCTCAACAGTACAAAGCCagctttttttaatgtaaattatcccatctactttttgcctccgggctttccttgttctcttctgcaaatcttactcttactctgtggatTGCTGCATGTCTGGGTgcctggcccctgatgtcctcctctgcttgttctcttcttttcctcatttctcctcctatttctactcgctgcctgccagccctgcctatccttgttCCTACCTCGCTATTGGCTATTTAGCTCtgtattaggaccatcaggtgttttagacagccatagtaacacagtttcacagggttaaacaaatgcagcataagtaaaagtcacacaccttaaaataatatcctacCACAAATTTTGGAGCCAGTTTTTCAATAAAGTTAATATTATCCATACTAAAATGACATTTGGATCCCTATTATATTACATCCAGTGGCCAGAGGgttcagagataaattctgagtcCCCAGCCATCAATGGCTGCTGTGGCACCTGCACCACAAGCAAGTCTTAATGTATCAGGTGAAAACCTGGAGATTTAAATAAAAGACAAGATGTCTGGTTGTTTGTGCCAAGAGAATGTATGTGCGTCTCTTTATTTCAGGGGGgaagcagccttatatacagactcaCAGGAAAGTGGAAAAatcccaggtgtaagagctcatgttttcccaggtgtGGTTGATGCCAGTGGGGCAAGGCTGGACTAGGAAACAGGATGTACCtgttggctgacaagcaactcacagagaccccttGGGGGCTGGAGCCTAACAGGCTGCAATAGTAACAGCTGAGTTATAAGGAAGATACATAGGACACAGTAAgcatggtgatattttgtttgtgctctaacaaataaaacttgcctgaagaccagagggtgaagctagccactagttaaccatagagcccaggcagtggtagcacacacctttaatcccagcacttgggatctcatgcttttgatcccaatacttgggaagcacatttaatcccagcactagggaggtggagataggaatataaggtggatggaggcaggatctcttacccactcagtctgaggatttgtagagacAGGAACCCCTTTCAGGCTGTGGAGTTGGCCACAAAAGAAGTGGCTGTGGCTTGttcttttgtctctctgatctttcagcattaacccctataTATGACTCCAGGTTCttaattattaagaccaattacaATTCATGCTACAAGTAAGCTCACACATTCAAGGGAGACCACTCAGAAACATACATGGAGTGGGCACATTCATACATTCAAAACAGACAGACTTTCCTTACCTCCTCCAATGTTGTAATTTGAGGGGAGGGTCACCTTGGTAGCCACTGCTGCTGAATCTAATTCCCCACCGGCAGAGTGGTACTGTAGCAGGGCTGGCCACTGGCTTCTGTACAGGGACCCTGGGATTTTCAAAGTTGCCCACCATTCCCCAAGTCAGAACATACAATGACAGGTACATCTACAAGGCAAGACACAGAGTCAAAGCgacaaagaaaaacatagagCCAAATGACAACAGATAACACAAGACAATGACATTTAATAATTGGTATCCTCTGCTTCAGAGGTCCACCAGTTTGACCAAGAGAAATTTA
The DNA window shown above is from Cricetulus griseus strain 17A/GY chromosome 3, alternate assembly CriGri-PICRH-1.0, whole genome shotgun sequence and carries:
- the Necab2 gene encoding N-terminal EF-hand calcium-binding protein 2 isoform X4, whose product is MTGSCPWRNFNSSSQMVSSMRRSWRTSSTPLTPTTPNYFVDHMGDYEDVLASLETLNHSVLKAMGYTKKVYEGGSNVDQFVTRFLLKETANQIQSLLSSVESAVEAIEEQTSQIRQEHCKPSHGITESHYGGPSPPYIPNHKLVPPEPAGKSLSVATGEPKEEGLEGQISRLAELIGRLESKTLWFDLQQRLSDEEGTDMHLQLVRQEMAVCPEQLSEFLDSLRQYLRGTAGERNCFHVAAVRMADGLTFVIYEFWETEEEWKRHLQSPVCKAFRHVKVDTLSQPEALSQISVPGRGAKDKTATGVGAPGL